In Aspergillus fumigatus Af293 chromosome 2, whole genome shotgun sequence, a genomic segment contains:
- a CDS encoding putative MFS transporter, with product MSRQQAAEKALHDQMNILPIVQLLVVFAGLAVSLLITFVDQNGISVTLPTIAKDLNAENTISWAGTSSLIANTMFSVLYGRLSDIFGRKIVYLSALALLCIADLLCGLSQNAAMFYVFRGLAGIAGGGVGSLTMIIVSDIVTLENRGKYQGILGASLGLGNVIGPFIAGAFIMHSTWRGLFWLISPLAACSMVVGVFLIPNNACKVGVRENVSKIDFYGIIASSIGIIFLLIPISGGGSYFQWNSAMVISMLVIGACSLVAFVFIEWKVASLPMLPVVFFKNKVLCALFLQSFLLGAVYQSYLYYLPLYYQNARGWSPIVSAAMTAPMVGCQALASIASGQYISRTKRYGEVIWAGFGLWTLGAGLMLLFNSHTHRAVIVVVVAITGIGIGWTFQPTLIAFQAHCTKSHRAVVISNRNFFRCLGGACGLAVSAAILQATLRSNLPNGYRYLAHSTYSLPPQSDISASDWSQILDAYAKASRGVFILQVPLIGLCFAACLFIRDRGLERPKEPGEEEKEERNTAQQKSDDEAPPSEPPEKFDKGPNHGAECRGS from the exons ATGAGTCGACAGCAGGCGGCGGAAAAGGCCCTGCATGACCAGATGAACATCCTACCAATAGTACAGTTATTGGTAGTCTTCGCTGGTCTTGCTGTATCTCTCCTCATCACGTTTGTGGATCAAAATGGCATCAGCGTTACTCTTCCGACAATTGCCAAAGACCTCAATGCAGAAAATACCATTTCCTGGGCGGGTACCTCGTCGCTGATCGCAAATACAATGTTTAGTGTGCTTTACGGACGTCTCTCTGATATCTTTGGTCGGAAGATTGTTTACTTATCAGCACTCGCCCTGCTGTGCATCGCTGATTTGCTCTGTGGCCTCTCACAGAATGCGGCAATGTTTTACGTCTTTCGAGGCCTTGCTGGTATTGCAGGAGGTGGCGTCGGTTCGCTGACTATGATCATCGTATCTGATATTGTGACCCTTGAAAACAGAGGAAAGTATCAAGGGATCTTAGGAGCATCGCTGGGACTGGGTAATGTGATCGGCCCGTTTATTGCAGGAGCTTTCATCATGCATTCCACTTGGCGAGGGCTCTTTTGGCTCATATCTCCGCTCGCAGCATGCTCCATGGTCGTTGGCGTTTTTCTGATCCCGAATAACGCCTGTAAAGTTGGCGTGCGGGAGAACGTGAGCAAGATCGACTTTTACGGCATCATTGCCTCATCCATTGGGATCATCTTTTTGCTTATACCCATATCAGGTGGTGGCTCCTACTTCCAGTGGAATTCTGCAATGGTGATCAGTATGCTTGTTATTGGAGCGTGCTCATTGGTCGCGTTTGTCTTCATCGAGTGGAAAGTGGCCTCCCTGCCGATGCTTCCAG TGGTATTCTTCAAGAACAAAGTCTTATGTGCTTTATTCTTACAGAGCTTTCTCCTTGGCGCTGTGTATCAATCGTATCTCTATTATCTGCCATTGTACTATCAAAACGCACGAGGGTGGTCTCCCATAGTTTCTGCCGCTATGACTGCTCCCATGGTCGGTTGCCAGGCACTTGCTTCCATTGCATCTGGGCAATATATTTCTCGAACCAAACGGTACGGAGAGGTGATATGGGCTGGTTTCGGCCTGTGGACTCT AGGTGCTGGTCTGATGCTGCTTTTCAATAGCCACACGCATCGCGCAGTGATCGTTGTCGTTGTCGCTATTACTGGTATCGGTATCGGATGGACTTTTCAGCCAACTCTGATCGCTTTTCAAGCCCATTGTACCAAGTCCCATCGAGCGGTAGTAATCTCAAATCGAAATTTCTTCCGTTGCCTCGGAGGTGCTTGTGGACTTGCCGTCTCCGCTGCTATCTTGCAAGCAACACTCCGATCAAACCTACCAAATGGATACCGGTACCTGGCTCACTCGACGTACTCTCTTCCCCCGCAGTCGGACATATCCGCTTCGGATTGGTCTCAGATACTTGATGCGTATGCAAAGGCTTCAAGGGGCGTCTTCATTTTACAAGTGCCTCTGATTGGATTGTGTTTCGCAGCTTGTCTCTTCATCCGCGACCGTGGCCTCGAACGGCCAAAGGAACcaggggaggaggagaaagaagaacgGAACACTGCACAACAGAAGTCAGATGACGAAGCACCTCCGAGTGAGCCTCCTGAGAAGTTCGACAAGGGTCCTAATCATGGAGCGGAGTGCAGGGGGAGTTGA